From one Plectropomus leopardus isolate mb chromosome 8, YSFRI_Pleo_2.0, whole genome shotgun sequence genomic stretch:
- the LOC121947086 gene encoding neurofilament light polypeptide-like, protein MTAKHRRGKGNHKHEDNFFKNDVVEAEVRNGVNNYALHLVLFLLIVIGGATGAWFCFQQHQSLTYLTDNLMGMQMKIVKLQSSHEELRQSSREQHVSESLETRLNALEDSYALAKKQVGMALATAEQLKTSDLPAQVLSLHTEMKARLAEMQQATVSLDQLSQLQTMLKGKSEEFEGVRIQVEGLAMLSAELSQKVEVLTGSMGEAESKLEERAGQVATLSATLDGQAAEMLRLKEQLDAYQAKLEASTQEMATVRALLESEQSQQVQQASVEEQLSAAVGQTEEETAPAAEEESAAATEEEEALPADAEQEAPNTEEEEEADEGGETSEGEAAAQDEAPVEQEAAVTDETAPAEEAEAVKEDQTEQDESAALSETTDEGVEGEEENQEADQEESHQAKEVEADAEESHQAEEVEADAEEETAAEEEVLSEGETGLGGEEVSEGEEEQQDAAAEEKAEETHEAEEPLENNALPEDE, encoded by the exons ATGACTGCAAAGCACCGAAGAGGGAAGGGCAACCACAAACACGAAGATAACTTTTTCAAAAACGATGTTGTGGAGGCAGAAGTTCGCAATGGAGTCAATAATTACGCGCTCCACttggttttatttctgctgattGTAATTGGCGGTGCCACCGGCGCGTGGTTCTGTTTCCAGCAGCACCAAAGTTTAACCTACTTAACAGACAATCTCATGGGCATGCAGATGAAAATAGTGAAGCTACAGTCCTCCCACGAAGAATTGCGACAGTCAAGTAGAGAG cagCATGTGTCAGAGAGCCTGGAGACCCGCCTGAATGCCCTGGAGGATTCATACGCACTAGCCAAGAAGCAGGTGGGCATGGCCTTGGCCACAGCCGAACAGCTCAAGACGTCTGACCTTCCTGCTCAGGTGTTATCGCTCCACACTGAGATGAAAGCCCGCCTGGCAGAGATGCAGCAGGCCACCGTGTCTCTGGACCAGCTGAGCCAGCTGCAGACCATGCTGAAAGGGAAGAGCGAGGAGTTTGAGGGTGTCAGGATTCAGGTGGAGGGCTTGGCCATGCTGAGTGCCGAGCTATCCCAGAAGGTTGAGGTGTTGACGGGGAGCATGGGAGAAGCAGAATCCAAGCTGGAGGAGAGAGCTGGACAGGTTGCCACGCTGAGCGCCACCCTGGACGGACAGGCGGCAGAGATGCTCAGACTGAAGGAGCAGCTGGACGCTTACCAGGCTAAGCTTGAAGCCAGCACACAGGAGATGGCGACAGTCAG AGCGTTGCTCGAGAGTGAACAGTCCCAGCAGGTCCAGCAGGCCAGTGTGGAGGAGCAGCTTAGTGCG GCGgtgggacagacagaggaagagacagctCCCGCAGCTGAAGAAGAGTCAGCTGCAGcaactgaagaagaagaggcaCTCCCTGCAGATGCAGAACAAGAGGCACCCaacacagaagaagaggaagaggcagatgagggaggagagacGAGTGAAGGAGAGGCAGCTGCACAGGATGAAGCTCCTGTCGAGCAGGAGGCCGCTGTGACAGATGAAACTGCTCCTGCAGAGGAGGCTGAGGCAGTAAAGGAGGATCAGACAGAGCAAGATGAGTCGGCTGCTCTATCTGAAACGACAGACGAGGGGGTAGAAGGTGAAGAGGAGAACCAGGAAGCAGATCAAGAGGAGAGCCACCAAGCGAAGGAGGTAGAAGCAGATGCAGAGGAGAGCCACCAAGCAGAGGAGGTAGAAGCagatgcagaggaggagacagcagcagaagaagaggtGTTGTCTGAAGGAGAGACAGGACTAGGAGGGGAGGAAGTATcggaaggagaggaagaacagCAGGATGCAGCAGctgaagagaaggcagaggAGACACACGAAGCAGAGGAGCCTTTAGAAAATAACGCTTTACCAGAGGATGAAT aG